One window from the genome of Pseudomonas sp. L5B5 encodes:
- a CDS encoding RDD family protein, which produces MEVSRAGLIIRRVLAYGVDGVLVLLLWFVLCRLAERLQYPDMEQFSTWCLLVTWCLYFPLSEYLLRGYTAGKALCGLQVINGIGQPPSLLQVLIRSATRPFEATISPVTLLVCCESSRCQRIGDRLARTYVIPRKDLTRLRALMATQPALS; this is translated from the coding sequence ATGGAAGTATCGAGAGCCGGCCTGATCATCCGACGCGTTCTGGCTTATGGGGTCGACGGCGTGCTGGTACTGCTGCTGTGGTTTGTTCTGTGCCGACTGGCCGAACGCCTCCAGTACCCGGATATGGAGCAATTCTCCACCTGGTGCCTGCTGGTCACCTGGTGCCTGTATTTTCCCCTCAGTGAATACCTGTTGCGTGGCTACACCGCCGGCAAAGCGCTGTGCGGCCTGCAAGTGATCAATGGTATCGGCCAGCCACCCTCGCTGTTGCAGGTGCTGATCCGCTCGGCGACCCGACCGTTCGAAGCCACCATCAGCCCCGTGACCCTGCTGGTCTGCTGTGAATCGAGTCGCTGCCAGCGCATCGGCGACCGACTGGCGCGCACCTATGTCATCCCACGCAAGGACCTGACGCGGCTACGGGCCCTGATGGCCACGCAACCTGCCCTGTCTTGA
- a CDS encoding outer membrane beta-barrel protein, whose translation MSKVFATLLATTSAATLLALSSNAMAAPNTGPISTLGILGSYNDFKLEGGSKSDKEHLGEGGVFYNFGNKMTAESGLIYQAGVEAKFGKKNDNKLKEGQADLDLGWRAALDARNFVDVLVGGGYTWTRYEPDTGDYDMKLTNKSPFAKAAVGYNHQFDDVTMRVELGARHTINGRARLKVDDVGSDTVDLKNRTNPYAEVNFLMNQNGSLPVMAGVYYTRTEYKLDEDTPVADNTKLKRDEYGFKVGLTF comes from the coding sequence ATGTCAAAGGTATTCGCAACCCTCCTGGCCACCACCTCAGCCGCCACCTTGCTGGCCCTCTCCAGCAACGCCATGGCCGCACCGAACACCGGGCCGATTTCCACCCTGGGTATCCTCGGCAGCTACAACGACTTCAAGCTCGAAGGCGGTAGCAAGAGCGACAAGGAGCACCTGGGTGAAGGGGGCGTGTTCTACAACTTCGGCAACAAGATGACCGCCGAATCGGGCCTGATCTACCAGGCCGGGGTCGAAGCCAAGTTCGGCAAGAAGAACGATAACAAGCTCAAGGAAGGCCAGGCCGACCTGGACCTGGGCTGGCGTGCCGCCCTGGACGCGCGCAACTTCGTCGACGTCCTGGTGGGCGGTGGCTACACCTGGACCCGCTACGAGCCGGACACCGGCGACTACGACATGAAGCTCACCAACAAGTCGCCCTTCGCCAAGGCTGCCGTGGGCTACAACCACCAATTCGATGATGTGACCATGCGTGTCGAACTGGGTGCGCGCCACACCATCAACGGCAGGGCGCGGCTCAAGGTGGATGACGTCGGCAGCGACACCGTGGACCTCAAGAACCGCACCAACCCCTACGCCGAGGTGAACTTCCTGATGAACCAGAACGGCTCGCTGCCGGTCATGGCCGGGGTCTACTACACCCGCACTGAGTACAAGCTGGACGAGGATACGCCCGTGGCCGACAACACCAAGCTCAAGCGTGACGAGTACGGCTTCAAGGTCGGCCTGACCTTCTAA
- a CDS encoding LysR family transcriptional regulator translates to MELRHLRYFQVLGETLNFTRAAERLHIAQPPLSRQIQQLEDELGVLLLERGRPLRLTAAGRFFYEHSNRVLEQLGKVCDNTRRIGLGHKTWLGIGFAPSTLYGVLPQLIRRLRSNGTLELELGLSEMTTLQQVEALKAGRIDIGFGRIHIDDPAIVQKVLTEDRLVVALPAGHPLLGQPVSLAQLADEPFVLYPANPRPSYADHVIALFNARGLNLKIAQWTNELQTAIGLVGAGIGITLVPASVQVLHRDDIGFCPLLEAEATSPIILSRRVGEPSPGLTHCLHLIALFRAEIGREPAMVS, encoded by the coding sequence ATGGAATTGCGTCATCTGCGCTATTTCCAGGTGCTAGGGGAAACCCTCAATTTCACCCGCGCCGCCGAACGCCTGCACATCGCCCAACCGCCGTTGAGCCGGCAGATCCAGCAGCTGGAAGACGAGTTGGGGGTGCTGTTGCTGGAGCGTGGCCGGCCGCTGCGCCTGACCGCCGCCGGGCGGTTTTTCTACGAGCACTCCAACCGGGTGCTGGAGCAACTGGGCAAGGTCTGCGACAACACCCGGCGCATCGGCCTGGGGCACAAGACCTGGCTGGGCATCGGTTTCGCGCCTTCGACCCTGTACGGCGTGCTGCCGCAACTGATTCGCCGCCTGCGCAGCAACGGGACCCTGGAGCTGGAATTGGGCCTGTCGGAGATGACCACCCTGCAACAGGTGGAAGCCTTGAAGGCCGGGCGCATCGATATCGGCTTCGGGCGTATCCACATCGACGACCCGGCCATCGTGCAGAAGGTGCTGACCGAGGACCGGCTGGTGGTCGCCCTGCCCGCTGGCCACCCGCTGCTGGGGCAACCGGTGAGCCTGGCACAACTGGCGGACGAGCCTTTTGTGCTGTACCCGGCCAACCCACGCCCGAGCTACGCCGATCATGTGATCGCGCTGTTCAATGCCCGGGGCCTGAACCTGAAGATCGCCCAGTGGACCAACGAATTGCAGACCGCCATCGGCCTGGTGGGCGCTGGCATCGGCATCACCCTGGTGCCGGCCTCGGTGCAGGTGCTGCACCGTGACGACATCGGCTTTTGCCCGTTGCTGGAGGCCGAGGCGACCTCGCCGATCATCCTCAGTCGCCGGGTCGGTGAACCGTCGCCGGGCCTCACCCACTGCCTGCACCTGATCGCCCTGTTCCGTGCAGAGATCGGTCGCGAGCCAGCCATGGTCAGCTGA
- a CDS encoding muconate cycloisomerase family protein, translating to MHASAIESIETIIVDLPTIRPHKLAMHTMQNQTLVLIRLRCADGIEGLGESTTIGGLAYGNESPDSIKTNIDRFFSPLLVGQDASNINAAMLRLEQSIRGNTFAKSGIESALLDAQGKRLGLPVSELLGGRVRDALPVAWTLASGDTAKDIAEAQEMLELRRHRIFKLKIGAGEVARDLAHVIAIKKALGDSASVRVDVNQAWDEAVALRACRILGSNGIDLIEQPISRNNRAGMVRLNASSPAPIMADESIECVEDAFNLAREGAASVFALKIAKNGGPRATLRTAAIAEAAGIGLYGGTMLEGGIGTLASAHAFLTLNKLSWDTELFGPLLLTEDILAEPPVYRDFHLHVSRAPGLGLSLDEERLAYFRRDKTTPVLHHT from the coding sequence ATGCACGCTTCTGCCATTGAATCGATCGAAACGATCATCGTCGATCTGCCGACCATTCGCCCCCACAAGCTGGCCATGCACACCATGCAGAACCAGACCCTGGTGCTGATCCGCCTGCGCTGCGCCGACGGCATCGAAGGCCTGGGGGAATCCACCACCATCGGTGGCCTGGCCTATGGCAATGAAAGCCCGGACAGCATCAAGACCAACATCGACCGCTTCTTCAGCCCGCTGCTGGTCGGCCAGGACGCCAGCAACATCAACGCCGCGATGCTGCGCCTGGAGCAGAGCATTCGCGGCAACACTTTTGCCAAGTCCGGGATCGAAAGCGCCTTGCTCGACGCCCAGGGCAAGCGCCTTGGCCTGCCGGTCAGCGAACTGCTGGGCGGCCGGGTGCGCGATGCCCTGCCGGTGGCCTGGACCCTGGCCAGCGGCGACACCGCCAAGGACATCGCCGAAGCGCAGGAAATGCTTGAGCTGCGCCGCCATCGGATCTTCAAGCTGAAGATCGGCGCCGGTGAAGTGGCCCGCGACCTGGCCCACGTGATCGCCATCAAGAAGGCCCTGGGTGATAGCGCCAGCGTGCGGGTCGACGTCAACCAGGCCTGGGACGAGGCCGTGGCCCTGCGCGCGTGCCGCATCCTGGGCAGCAACGGCATCGACCTGATCGAGCAGCCGATTTCGCGCAACAATCGCGCCGGCATGGTGCGCCTGAATGCCAGCAGCCCGGCGCCGATCATGGCCGACGAATCCATCGAATGTGTGGAAGATGCCTTCAACCTGGCCCGGGAAGGGGCGGCCTCGGTGTTCGCCCTGAAGATCGCCAAGAACGGTGGCCCCCGCGCCACCCTGCGCACCGCGGCGATTGCCGAAGCGGCGGGCATCGGCCTGTATGGCGGCACCATGCTCGAAGGCGGGATCGGCACCCTGGCCTCGGCCCACGCCTTCCTGACCCTGAACAAACTGAGCTGGGACACCGAGCTGTTCGGCCCGCTGCTGCTGACCGAGGACATCCTCGCCGAGCCGCCGGTATACCGGGATTTCCACCTGCATGTCTCACGGGCACCGGGCCTCGGCCTGAGCCTGGACGAAGAGCGCCTGGCGTACTTCCGTCGCGACAAAACCACCCCCGTGCTGCATCACACCTGA
- the catC gene encoding muconolactone Delta-isomerase: MLFHVKMTVNLPVDMNPERAAQLKADEKALAQRLQAEGKWRHLWRIAGLYANYSVFDVDSVQELHDTLMQLPLYPYMAIEVDAMCRHPSSIHEDDR, translated from the coding sequence ATGCTATTCCACGTGAAAATGACCGTGAACCTGCCGGTCGACATGAACCCCGAGCGCGCCGCGCAGCTCAAGGCCGACGAGAAAGCCCTGGCCCAGCGCCTGCAGGCCGAAGGCAAGTGGCGCCACTTGTGGCGCATTGCCGGGCTGTACGCCAACTACAGCGTGTTCGATGTCGACAGCGTGCAGGAACTGCACGACACCCTGATGCAATTGCCGTTGTACCCGTACATGGCCATCGAAGTTGACGCCATGTGCAGGCATCCTTCGTCCATTCATGAGGATGACCGCTGA
- the catA gene encoding catechol 1,2-dioxygenase has translation MSVRISHTASAQQFLEEASGQSTPGGSPRAKAIMHRILRDTVNIIEDLEITPEEFWKAVNYLNVLGARQEAGLLAAGLGLEHYLDLLMDAADEQAGKTGGTPRTIEGPLYVAGAPLSQGEARLDDGVDPGVVLFMRGQVRDTAGQPLAGAIVDVWHANTGGTYSYFDGSQSEFNLRRRIVTDAEGRYRFRSIVPSGYGCPPDGPTQQLLDQLGRHGQRPAHIHFFISADDHRHLTTQINLDGDQYLHDDFAYATRDELIAQITFSEDQARAKALGVSGRFAEIEFDFTLQSSAQPQEQQRHERVRALED, from the coding sequence ATGAGCGTCAGAATTTCCCACACTGCCAGCGCCCAGCAGTTTCTTGAAGAAGCCAGCGGCCAGTCCACCCCAGGCGGCAGCCCCCGGGCCAAGGCCATCATGCATCGCATCCTGCGGGATACGGTGAACATCATCGAAGACCTGGAGATCACACCGGAAGAGTTCTGGAAGGCCGTCAACTACCTCAACGTCCTCGGTGCCCGCCAGGAGGCCGGGCTGCTGGCCGCCGGCCTGGGCCTGGAGCATTACCTGGACCTGCTGATGGACGCCGCCGATGAACAGGCGGGCAAGACCGGCGGCACCCCACGCACCATCGAAGGCCCGCTGTACGTGGCCGGCGCGCCCCTGAGCCAGGGCGAGGCACGCCTGGACGACGGTGTCGACCCGGGGGTGGTGCTGTTCATGCGGGGGCAGGTCCGGGACACCGCCGGCCAGCCCCTGGCCGGGGCCATCGTCGACGTCTGGCACGCCAACACCGGCGGCACCTATTCCTACTTCGACGGCAGCCAGTCGGAGTTCAACCTGCGCCGACGCATCGTCACCGACGCCGAAGGCCGCTATCGCTTTCGCAGCATCGTGCCGTCCGGCTACGGCTGCCCGCCGGATGGCCCGACCCAGCAACTGCTGGACCAACTGGGCCGCCATGGCCAGCGCCCGGCGCACATTCACTTCTTCATCTCTGCCGACGACCATCGCCACCTGACCACCCAGATCAACCTGGATGGCGACCAGTACCTGCACGACGACTTCGCCTATGCCACCCGCGACGAGCTGATCGCCCAGATCACCTTCAGCGAAGACCAGGCCCGGGCCAAGGCCCTGGGGGTCAGCGGGCGCTTTGCCGAGATCGAGTTCGATTTCACCCTGCAGTCCTCGGCCCAGCCGCAAGAGCAGCAGCGTCATGAGCGAGTCCGCGCCCTGGAGGACTGA
- a CDS encoding AraC family transcriptional regulator, which yields MHMPLLTERSSVFVQADPYAVSGYVNQHVGSHCIRLPRAGHLQASLQHRALASLDLCSISYGGSVRVTSPALESIYHLQVLLRGHCRWRGPGQEHCFAPGELLLINPDDPVDLTYSDDCEKFIIKIPTRLLEAACQEQRWQYPGQGVRFLRQRYQLLELEGFVPLLSLLCQEAEAQAAMPKVQEHYAQILVGKLLGLMHTNVQRDAPGTSAATFERLADYIERNLKHDIGCEELAQQASMSLRSLYGLFERNARTTPKHYIRQQKLQRVHACLSDPHSPVRNITELALDFGFLHLGRFAQSYRQQYGELPSDTLKRRH from the coding sequence ATGCACATGCCTCTGTTGACCGAGCGCAGCAGCGTGTTTGTTCAAGCCGATCCCTATGCCGTATCCGGCTACGTCAACCAGCACGTGGGCAGCCATTGCATTCGCCTGCCCCGGGCCGGCCATCTCCAGGCCAGCCTCCAGCACCGTGCCCTGGCCAGCCTGGACCTGTGCAGCATCAGCTACGGCGGCAGCGTGCGCGTCACCTCGCCGGCACTGGAAAGCATCTACCACCTGCAAGTGCTGCTGCGGGGTCACTGCCGGTGGCGCGGACCGGGCCAGGAACATTGCTTCGCTCCGGGGGAACTGCTGCTGATCAACCCCGACGACCCGGTGGACCTGACCTATTCCGACGACTGCGAAAAATTCATCATCAAGATACCCACCCGCCTGCTGGAGGCGGCCTGCCAGGAACAACGCTGGCAGTACCCGGGGCAGGGCGTGCGCTTTCTGCGCCAGCGTTACCAGTTGCTGGAACTCGAAGGCTTCGTGCCCTTGCTGAGCCTGTTGTGCCAGGAGGCCGAAGCCCAGGCAGCCATGCCCAAGGTCCAGGAGCACTACGCACAGATTCTGGTGGGCAAGCTGCTGGGGTTGATGCACACCAACGTACAGCGTGATGCCCCGGGTACCTCGGCGGCGACCTTCGAACGGCTTGCCGACTACATCGAACGCAACCTCAAGCACGACATCGGCTGCGAAGAGCTGGCGCAACAGGCGAGCATGAGCCTGCGTTCGCTGTACGGCCTGTTCGAACGCAACGCCCGCACCACCCCGAAGCACTACATCCGCCAGCAGAAACTGCAACGGGTGCACGCCTGCCTCAGCGACCCGCACAGCCCGGTGCGCAACATCACCGAACTGGCCCTGGACTTCGGTTTCCTGCACCTGGGGCGTTTCGCCCAGAGCTACCGCCAGCAATACGGCGAACTGCCCTCCGACACCCTCAAGCGCCGCCACTGA
- the benA gene encoding benzoate 1,2-dioxygenase large subunit → MSLRPEYLHSLLEEDPDQGIYRCKREMFTDPRLFDLEMQHLFEGNWLYLAHESQIPNPNDYYSTTMGRQPVFIARNKHGELNAFLNACSHRGAMLCRHKTGNKASFTCPFHGWTFNNAGKLLKVKDPAAAGYPASFNCEGSHDLTRVARFESYRGFLFGSLNPDVLPLAEHLGESAKIIDMIVDQSADGLEVLRGSSSYIYEGNWKLTAENGADGYHVSSVHWNYAATQNQRKQREAGQDIRTMSAGTWARQGGGFYSFDKGHMLLWTRWSNPEDRPLYERRDELARDFGQARADWMIENSRNLCLYPNVYLMDQFSSQIRIARPISVDRTEITIYCIAPRGESDEARARRIRQYEDFFNVSGMATPDDLEEFRSCQLGYQGSTPGWNDMSRGAEHWVRGADDAAREIDLQPILSGVRTEDEGLFVMQHKYWQQTLLAALEREASRQINVEAVQ, encoded by the coding sequence ATGTCCCTGCGACCCGAATACCTTCACTCCCTGCTTGAAGAAGACCCCGACCAGGGCATCTACCGCTGCAAGCGGGAGATGTTCACCGACCCCCGGCTGTTCGACCTGGAGATGCAGCACCTCTTCGAAGGCAACTGGCTGTACCTGGCCCACGAAAGCCAGATCCCCAACCCCAACGACTACTACAGCACCACCATGGGCCGGCAACCGGTGTTCATTGCCCGCAACAAGCACGGCGAACTCAACGCTTTCCTCAACGCCTGCAGCCATCGTGGCGCCATGCTCTGCCGGCACAAGACCGGCAACAAGGCTTCCTTCACCTGCCCGTTCCACGGCTGGACCTTCAACAACGCCGGCAAGCTGCTCAAGGTCAAGGACCCGGCCGCCGCGGGCTACCCGGCCAGCTTCAACTGCGAAGGCTCCCACGACCTGACCAGGGTCGCGCGCTTCGAGTCCTACCGTGGCTTCCTGTTCGGCAGCCTCAACCCCGACGTGCTGCCCCTCGCCGAGCACCTGGGGGAGTCGGCGAAGATCATCGACATGATCGTCGACCAGTCCGCCGATGGCCTGGAAGTGCTGCGCGGCTCCTCCAGCTATATCTATGAAGGCAATTGGAAGCTCACCGCCGAGAACGGCGCCGACGGCTACCACGTCAGCTCGGTGCACTGGAACTACGCCGCCACCCAGAACCAGCGCAAGCAGCGCGAGGCCGGGCAAGACATCCGCACCATGAGCGCCGGCACCTGGGCCAGGCAGGGCGGCGGTTTCTACTCCTTCGACAAGGGCCACATGCTGCTCTGGACCCGCTGGTCCAACCCCGAGGATCGGCCGCTGTACGAGCGCCGCGACGAACTCGCCCGGGATTTCGGCCAGGCCCGGGCCGATTGGATGATCGAGAACTCGCGCAACCTGTGCCTGTACCCCAACGTCTACCTGATGGACCAGTTCAGCTCGCAGATCCGCATCGCCCGGCCAATCTCCGTGGACCGCACCGAAATCACCATCTACTGCATCGCCCCCAGGGGCGAAAGCGACGAAGCCCGGGCCCGGCGCATCCGCCAGTACGAAGACTTCTTCAACGTCAGCGGCATGGCCACCCCGGACGACCTGGAGGAGTTCCGCTCCTGCCAGCTCGGCTACCAGGGCAGCACCCCGGGCTGGAACGATATGTCCCGCGGTGCCGAGCACTGGGTCCGGGGCGCGGACGATGCAGCCAGGGAAATCGACCTGCAACCGATCCTCAGCGGCGTGCGCACCGAGGACGAGGGCCTGTTCGTGATGCAGCACAAGTACTGGCAGCAAACCCTGCTGGCGGCCCTTGAGCGTGAAGCCTCTCGCCAGATCAACGTGGAGGCCGTGCAATGA
- the benB gene encoding benzoate 1,2-dioxygenase small subunit: MTISYDAVRDFLYREARYLDDKDWDRWLELYAPDATFWMPSWDDSDQLTEDPQREISLIWYGNRSGLEDRVFRIKTERSSASIPDTRTSHNLSNIELLEQGDGLCQLRFNWHTLSFRYKTVDSYFGSSFYTLDLRGENPRILAKKVILKNDYVRQVVDIYHL, translated from the coding sequence ATGACTATTTCCTACGACGCCGTGCGGGATTTCCTCTATCGCGAAGCCCGCTACCTGGACGACAAGGACTGGGACCGCTGGCTGGAGCTCTACGCCCCGGACGCGACCTTCTGGATGCCGTCCTGGGACGACAGCGACCAGCTGACCGAAGACCCGCAGCGGGAAATCTCGCTGATCTGGTACGGCAACCGCAGCGGCCTGGAAGACCGGGTGTTCCGTATCAAGACCGAGCGCTCCAGCGCCAGCATTCCCGACACCCGCACCTCCCACAACCTGAGCAACATCGAGCTGCTGGAGCAGGGCGACGGCCTGTGCCAGCTGCGCTTCAACTGGCACACCCTGAGCTTTCGCTACAAGACCGTGGACAGCTACTTCGGCAGCAGCTTCTACACCCTCGATCTGCGGGGCGAAAACCCGCGAATTTTGGCCAAGAAAGTCATCCTGAAGAACGACTACGTTCGCCAGGTCGTCGATATCTACCACCTCTGA
- the benC gene encoding benzoate 1,2-dioxygenase electron transfer component BenC has product MSHQIALHFEDGVTRFISASLGETVADAAYRQGINIPLDCRDGACGTCKCLAESGRYELGEDYIEDALSADEAEQGFVLTCQMRALSDCVVRVPASSQVCRAGQATFDASISAVRLLSESTIALSIKGEALNQLAFLPGQYVNLEVPGSGQARAYSFSSLQRDGEISFLIRNVPGGLMSSFLTSLAKAGDSMTLAGPLGSFYLRDIRRPLLLLAGGTGLAPFTAMLEKIAEQGSEHPLHLIYGVTNDFDLVELDRLEDFAARIPQFSFSACVANPESPYPRKGYVTQHIEPTHLNQGDVDVYLCGPPAMVEAVSQFIREQGIAPANFYYEKFAASVA; this is encoded by the coding sequence ATGAGCCATCAAATCGCACTCCACTTCGAAGACGGCGTGACCCGTTTCATCAGCGCCAGCCTGGGTGAAACTGTGGCCGATGCTGCCTACCGCCAGGGCATCAACATCCCCCTGGACTGCCGCGACGGCGCTTGCGGCACCTGCAAGTGCCTGGCGGAATCCGGGCGCTACGAACTGGGGGAGGACTACATCGAAGACGCCCTGAGCGCCGACGAAGCCGAGCAGGGTTTTGTCCTCACTTGCCAGATGCGCGCCTTGAGCGACTGCGTGGTGCGGGTGCCAGCCTCGTCCCAGGTCTGTCGCGCCGGTCAGGCCACCTTCGACGCCAGCATCAGCGCGGTGCGCTTGTTGTCCGAAAGCACCATCGCCCTGTCGATCAAGGGCGAGGCCCTGAACCAGCTGGCGTTCCTGCCGGGGCAGTACGTCAACCTCGAGGTGCCTGGCAGCGGGCAGGCCCGGGCCTACTCCTTCAGTTCGTTGCAGCGCGATGGCGAGATCAGCTTCCTGATCCGCAATGTGCCCGGTGGCCTGATGAGCAGCTTCCTCACCAGTCTCGCCAAAGCCGGCGACAGCATGACCCTGGCCGGGCCCCTGGGCAGCTTCTACCTGCGGGACATCCGCCGGCCGTTGCTGTTGCTCGCTGGTGGCACCGGCTTAGCGCCGTTCACCGCGATGCTGGAGAAGATCGCCGAGCAGGGCAGTGAGCACCCGCTGCACCTGATTTATGGGGTGACCAACGACTTCGACCTGGTGGAGCTGGATCGCCTGGAAGACTTTGCTGCACGCATCCCCCAGTTCAGCTTCAGCGCCTGCGTGGCTAATCCCGAGAGCCCTTACCCGCGCAAGGGCTACGTCACCCAGCACATCGAGCCTACGCACCTCAATCAAGGGGATGTGGATGTGTACCTGTGCGGGCCGCCGGCGATGGTGGAGGCGGTGAGCCAGTTCATTCGCGAGCAGGGCATCGCCCCGGCGAACTTCTACTATGAGAAGTTCGCCGCCAGTGTGGCGTGA
- a CDS encoding 1,6-dihydroxycyclohexa-2,4-diene-1-carboxylate dehydrogenase — MNRFHNQVALVTGAAQGIGRRVAERLAEEGARVVLVDRSELVFELAAELSPRYPVLALTADLEQYAECSRIMAAAIAHFGRLDVLVNNVGGTIWAKPFEHYQPQEIEAEVRRSLFPTLWCCHAALPQMLEQGRGAIVNVSSIATRSLNRVPYGAAKGGINALTACLAFETAGRGVRVNATAPGGTEAPPRRIPRNSAEPSPEEQAWYQQIVEQTLDSSLMHRYGSIDEQAAAILFLASDEASYITGTVLPVGGGDQG, encoded by the coding sequence ATGAACCGCTTCCACAACCAAGTCGCCCTGGTCACCGGCGCCGCCCAGGGCATTGGCCGTCGTGTTGCCGAACGCCTGGCCGAGGAGGGCGCCCGGGTGGTGCTGGTGGACCGCTCGGAACTGGTCTTCGAACTGGCCGCCGAACTCAGCCCCCGCTACCCGGTCCTGGCCCTGACCGCCGACCTGGAACAGTACGCCGAATGCAGCCGGATCATGGCAGCCGCCATCGCCCACTTCGGTCGCCTCGATGTGCTGGTCAACAACGTCGGCGGCACCATTTGGGCCAAGCCGTTCGAGCACTACCAGCCGCAGGAGATCGAGGCTGAAGTGCGCCGCTCATTGTTCCCGACCTTGTGGTGCTGCCACGCGGCCTTGCCGCAGATGCTGGAACAGGGCCGTGGGGCCATCGTCAACGTCTCGTCCATCGCTACCCGCAGCCTCAACCGCGTGCCTTACGGCGCGGCCAAGGGCGGGATCAACGCACTCACTGCCTGCCTGGCCTTCGAAACCGCCGGCCGTGGTGTGCGGGTCAACGCCACCGCGCCGGGTGGCACCGAAGCGCCGCCACGGCGCATCCCGCGCAACAGCGCCGAGCCAAGCCCCGAGGAGCAGGCCTGGTACCAGCAGATCGTCGAGCAGACCCTCGACAGCAGCCTGATGCATCGCTACGGCAGCATTGACGAACAGGCAGCGGCGATCCTGTTCCTGGCTTCCGACGAAGCCTCCTACATCACTGGCACGGTGCTGCCGGTGGGCGGCGGTGACCAGGGCTGA
- a CDS encoding ATP-binding protein, producing MNSVRARILLPVLVLVLLGDVLISWLVLRDSHHEIEEVYDAQLAQSARLLQGVLRSQAPGNADWERLYQAFDQAMSRVGVEGAAHPYETRLTFQVWRDDGQLLVRSAEAPVLETPPTTLGSHDLLENGRDWCAFLLADPQQGLLIWVGERDDIRQDLIQRIVRHTLWPTLIGVPLLALLTWLAIGWGLAPLRAMAQAIRGRNAETLLPLALKPLPQDLEPMQTALNQLLAQIDSLLERERRFIADAAHELRTPLAILRIHAQNAQSASSPEQRQEALDFLVSGVDRATRIGSQLLTMARIEPQLSNPCLSRIDLGALVREELAELTPLALEKQVELVLEGDENCLIATDPLALAIALQNLVTNALNFAPAGSEVRVSLRPQANGAMHLCVEDAGPGINEEERGRLLERFYSQGNANGAGLGLAIVQMIVGKIGGRLELHNRPEGGLCALLLLGPVL from the coding sequence ATGAACTCGGTGCGCGCACGAATCCTGCTGCCGGTGCTGGTGCTGGTGCTGCTGGGGGACGTGCTGATCAGCTGGCTGGTGCTGCGCGACAGCCACCATGAAATCGAAGAGGTCTACGACGCCCAACTGGCCCAGAGCGCGCGGCTGCTGCAGGGGGTCTTGCGCTCGCAGGCGCCGGGCAATGCCGACTGGGAGCGTCTGTACCAGGCCTTCGACCAGGCCATGAGCCGGGTCGGCGTAGAGGGCGCCGCCCACCCCTATGAAACCCGCCTGACCTTCCAGGTCTGGCGTGACGACGGCCAGTTGCTGGTGCGTTCCGCCGAAGCCCCGGTGCTGGAGACTCCGCCCACGACCCTGGGGAGCCATGACCTCCTGGAAAACGGCAGGGACTGGTGCGCCTTTCTCCTGGCCGATCCGCAACAGGGCCTGCTGATCTGGGTCGGCGAGCGTGACGACATCCGCCAGGACCTGATCCAGCGCATCGTCCGTCATACCCTCTGGCCAACCCTGATCGGCGTGCCGCTGCTGGCCCTGCTGACCTGGCTGGCCATCGGCTGGGGCCTGGCGCCACTGCGGGCCATGGCCCAGGCCATTCGCGGTCGCAATGCCGAGACCCTGCTGCCCCTGGCGCTCAAGCCGCTGCCCCAGGACCTGGAGCCGATGCAGACCGCCCTCAACCAGTTGCTGGCGCAGATCGATAGCCTGCTGGAACGCGAACGGCGCTTTATCGCCGATGCCGCCCATGAACTGCGCACCCCCCTGGCGATCCTGCGGATTCATGCGCAGAACGCCCAGAGTGCCAGCAGCCCGGAGCAACGCCAGGAAGCCCTGGACTTTCTGGTGAGCGGCGTCGACCGGGCCACCCGCATCGGCAGCCAGTTGCTGACCATGGCCCGTATCGAGCCGCAGTTGAGCAACCCGTGCCTGAGCCGCATCGACCTCGGCGCCCTGGTGCGCGAGGAGCTGGCGGAACTCACTCCCCTGGCCCTGGAGAAGCAGGTGGAACTGGTGCTCGAAGGCGACGAAAACTGCCTGATCGCTACCGACCCGTTGGCCCTGGCCATTGCCCTGCAGAACCTGGTGACCAATGCCCTGAACTTTGCCCCCGCGGGCAGCGAGGTGCGGGTCAGCCTGCGCCCTCAGGCGAACGGTGCCATGCACCTGTGCGTGGAAGATGCCGGGCCCGGTATCAATGAAGAAGAGCGCGGGCGTTTGCTGGAGCGTTTCTACAGCCAGGGCAACGCCAATGGCGCCGGGCTGGGGCTGGCGATTGTGCAGATGATCGTCGGCAAGATCGGCGGGCGCCTGGAATTGCATAATCGACCTGAGGGCGGGTTGTGTGCGCTGTTGCTGCTGGGGCCGGTGCTTTAG